In the Hordeum vulgare subsp. vulgare chromosome 7H, MorexV3_pseudomolecules_assembly, whole genome shotgun sequence genome, one interval contains:
- the LOC123410774 gene encoding tryptophan decarboxylase 1-like — protein MGSLDTNPMSLSALPNDKAAFEPLNPEDVRAYLHKAVDFISDYYTNIESMPVLPNVKPGYLQDELSASPPTYSAPFDVTMKELRTSVVPGMTHWASPNFFAFFPSTNSAAAIAGDLIASAMNTVGFTWQASPAATEMEVLALDWLAQLLRLPTTFMNRTSTGRGTGGGVILGTTSEAMLVTLVAARDAALRRCGSVGVSDIPRLVVYAADQTHSTFFKACRLAGFDPANIRSIPTGPETNYGLDPTKLLEVMQDDANAGLVPTYVCATVGTTSSNAVDPVGAVADVAAMFNAWVHVDAAYAGSACICPEFRHHLDGVERVDSISMSPHKWLLTCLDCTCLYVRDAHRLSDSLETNPEYLKNDATESGEVTDLKDMQVGVGRRFRGLKLWMVMRTYGTAKLQEHIRSDVAMAKMFEDSVRADDRFEVVVPRNFALVCFRIKVSGAMTEEDTNEANRVLMDNLNKTGKAYLAHTVIGDKFVLRFAVGSSLQEERHVRNAWDLIKKTASSIID, from the coding sequence ATGGGCAGCTTGGACACCAACCCAATGTCCCTCTCCGCCTTGCCCAACGACAAGGCCGCCTTCGAGCCGCTCAACCCCGAAGATGTCCGCGCATACCTTCACAAGGCCGTCGACTTCATCTCCGACTACTACACCAACATCGAGTCCATGCCCGTTCTCCCTAATGTGAAGCCGGGATACCTGCAAGACGAGCTAAGCGCGTCCCCGCCAACCTACTCCGCGCCATTCGATGTCACCATGAAGGAGCTTAGGACCTCCGTCGTCCCTGGCATGACGCACTGGGCTAGCCCCAACTTCTTTGCCTTCTTCCCCTCCACCAACAGCGCCGCTGCCATCGCCGGCGACCTCATCGCCTCTGCGATGAACACCGTCGGATTCACGTGGCAGGCCTCGCCTGCAGCCACCGAGATGGAGGTTCTCGCTCTCGACTGGCTTGCACAGCTTCTACGTCTACCCACCACCTTCATGAACCGCACCAGCACTGGTCGTGGCACCGGTGGTGGCGTCATCCTCGGCACGACGAGCGAGGCGATGCTCGTCACACTAGTCGCCGCCCGTGACGCAGCGTTGCGTCGGTGCGGCTCCGTCGGTGTGTCCGACATACCACGCTTGGTTGTGTATGCTGCCGACCAGACCCACTCCACGTTCTTCAAGGCATGCCGCCTCGCAGGTTTCGACCCCGCCAACATCCGCTCCATCCCCACAGGCCCAGAAACTAACTACGGGCTCGACCCAACCAAGCTTCTCGAGGTAATGCAAGATGATGCCAACGCCGGTCTCGTGCCTACATATGTTTGTGCCACAGTGGGCACCACGTCTTCCAACGCCGTCGACCCAGTGGGCGCCGTCGCTGATGTTGCTGCAATGTTCAATGCATGGGTCCACGTCGATGCTGCCTATGCTGGCAGTGCGTGTATCTGCCCGGAGTTTCGTCATCATCTCGATGGCGTTGAGCGTGTGGACTCCATTAGCATGAGCCCACACAAATGGCTTCTCACATGCCTCGATTGCACCTGTCTCTATGTCCGTGATGCTCATCGACTAAGCGACTCATTGGAGACCAACCCGGAATACCTCAAGAATGATGCTACCGAGTCCGGTGAGGTCACCGATCTTAAGGACATGCAAGTCGGTGTCGGTCGGCGCTTCCGTGGGCTAAAGCTTTGGATGGTCATGCGCACCTATGGTACCGCAAAGCTCCAAGAACACATCCGTAGTGATGTTGCCATGGCCAAGATGTTTGAAGATTCCGTCCGTGCTGACGACAGGTTTGAGGTGGTCGTACCAAGGAACTTTGCTCTTGTGTGTTTTAGGATCAAGGTAAGTGGAGCCATGACGGAGGAGGATACCAATGAGGCCAATCGTGTGctaatggataatctgaacaagaCCGGTAAGGCTTATCTTGCGCACACGGTGATTGGTGACAAATTTGTGCTCCGATTTGCCGTTGGGTCATCACTGCAGGAGGAGAGACATGTAAGAAATGCATGGGACCTCATCAAGAAGACTGCGAGCAGTATCATAGATTAA